One Chiloscyllium plagiosum isolate BGI_BamShark_2017 chromosome 12, ASM401019v2, whole genome shotgun sequence DNA window includes the following coding sequences:
- the kctd4 gene encoding BTB/POZ domain-containing protein KCTD4 isoform X1, protein MVIIYSYPTPGHSDSHCHHTSATISSSSAFISFSSLYSPALARHDHFNYKPPSVLTEGVSPSRRSSLQPANATHQRLINIKTCGMEGKINKKETACEGKCNITEGLHKGKNCKSSVITINVGGHLYTTQRSTLTKYADSLPEALVNGKIQNTVDADGNYFIDRDGTLFRHVLNFLRNGELLLPEGFQEFQLLAREAEFYQIKPLTDALTAKSVSMREGSATTFLEIIDSHDRTHGLRIYCNASDFITRVKTRIIQVSKSRLDGFPEEFVVSSHAIQFKYFIKSESGARLVLKEDNTFICTLETLKFETVMMALKSDFKLLTSLDSSKGSIVQSDALHFLK, encoded by the exons ATGGTTATAATTTATAGTTACCCAACTCCTGGACACTCTGACTCACACTGCCACCACACTTCTGCAACAATCAGCAGCTCCTCagccttcatttccttttcttcacTGTACAGCCCTGCCTTGGCAAGGCACGACCACTTCAACTACAAACCACCATCGGTTCTAACTGAAGGAGTCTCTCCTTCCAGAAG GTCTTCCTTACAACCAGCAAATGCAACCCACCAACGCCTAATTAATATCAAGACGTGTGGAATGGAAGGGAAGATCAACAAGAAGGAAACTGCCTGTGAAGGAAAATGCAACATTACAGAAGGTTTGCATAAAGGCAAGAACTGCAAGTCGTCCGTGATCACTATTAATGTAGGTGGGCACCTTTACACAACACAGAGATCTACTTTAACCAAATATGCCGATTCCTTACCAGAAGCTTTAGTGAATGGCAAAATTCAGAATACTGTTGATGCTGATGGGAATTACTTCATAGATCGTGATGGCACACTGTTCAGGCATGTCCTCAACTTCTTGCGAAATGGCGAGCTTCTCTTACCAGAAGGATTTCAAGAGTTTCAACTTTTGGCAAGGGAGGCAGAATTCTATCAAATAAAGCCTCTGACAGATGCTCTGACAGCCAAGTCTGTGAGCATGCGGGAAGGGTCAGCAACAACATTCCTGGAAATAATCGACAGCCATGACCGCACTCATGGTCTCAGAATCTACTGCAATGCTTCAGATTTCATAACAAGAGTAAAAACACGCATTATTCAAGTGTCAAAAAGCCGCCTAGATGGGTTTCCTGAGGAATTTGTAGTGTCATCACATGCCATCCAGTTTAAGTACTTCATTAAATCAGAAAGTGGTGCACGGCTTGTCCTAAAAGAAGATAACACCTTTATATGCACGCTGGAGACCCTAAAGTTTGAGACTGTTATGATGGCTTTAAAGAGTGACTTCAAGTTACTGACCAGCTTGGATAGTTCCAAGGGATCAATCGTTCAGAGTGATGCACTTCATTTTCTGAAGTAA
- the kctd4 gene encoding BTB/POZ domain-containing protein KCTD4 isoform X2 — protein sequence MEGKINKKETACEGKCNITEGLHKGKNCKSSVITINVGGHLYTTQRSTLTKYADSLPEALVNGKIQNTVDADGNYFIDRDGTLFRHVLNFLRNGELLLPEGFQEFQLLAREAEFYQIKPLTDALTAKSVSMREGSATTFLEIIDSHDRTHGLRIYCNASDFITRVKTRIIQVSKSRLDGFPEEFVVSSHAIQFKYFIKSESGARLVLKEDNTFICTLETLKFETVMMALKSDFKLLTSLDSSKGSIVQSDALHFLK from the coding sequence ATGGAAGGGAAGATCAACAAGAAGGAAACTGCCTGTGAAGGAAAATGCAACATTACAGAAGGTTTGCATAAAGGCAAGAACTGCAAGTCGTCCGTGATCACTATTAATGTAGGTGGGCACCTTTACACAACACAGAGATCTACTTTAACCAAATATGCCGATTCCTTACCAGAAGCTTTAGTGAATGGCAAAATTCAGAATACTGTTGATGCTGATGGGAATTACTTCATAGATCGTGATGGCACACTGTTCAGGCATGTCCTCAACTTCTTGCGAAATGGCGAGCTTCTCTTACCAGAAGGATTTCAAGAGTTTCAACTTTTGGCAAGGGAGGCAGAATTCTATCAAATAAAGCCTCTGACAGATGCTCTGACAGCCAAGTCTGTGAGCATGCGGGAAGGGTCAGCAACAACATTCCTGGAAATAATCGACAGCCATGACCGCACTCATGGTCTCAGAATCTACTGCAATGCTTCAGATTTCATAACAAGAGTAAAAACACGCATTATTCAAGTGTCAAAAAGCCGCCTAGATGGGTTTCCTGAGGAATTTGTAGTGTCATCACATGCCATCCAGTTTAAGTACTTCATTAAATCAGAAAGTGGTGCACGGCTTGTCCTAAAAGAAGATAACACCTTTATATGCACGCTGGAGACCCTAAAGTTTGAGACTGTTATGATGGCTTTAAAGAGTGACTTCAAGTTACTGACCAGCTTGGATAGTTCCAAGGGATCAATCGTTCAGAGTGATGCACTTCATTTTCTGAAGTAA